A stretch of the Gossypium hirsutum isolate 1008001.06 chromosome D07, Gossypium_hirsutum_v2.1, whole genome shotgun sequence genome encodes the following:
- the LOC107904833 gene encoding nudix hydrolase 15, mitochondrial, with product MQHLLRVVPVIGVLNDRKAFKPTPNPAEVDAVFDAPLEMFIKDENRSAEEREWMGEKYLLHFFDYEIENKRYLIWGLTAGILIRAASVVYQRPPAFLEQSPKFKFPGLVDK from the exons ATGCAGCATCTCCTAAGAGTAGTTCCTGTTATCGGTGTACTTAATGACAGAAAGGCATTCAAGCCTACTCCGAATCCTGCTGAAGTGGATGCAGTATTCGATGCTCCACTGGAAATGTTCATTAAG GATGAAAATCGAAGCGCAGAAGAGAGAGAATGGATGGGAGAAAAGTATCTTCTTCACTTCTTCGACTATGAAATCGAGAATAAGAGGTATTTAATATGGGGTTTAACTGCAGGTATTTTGATAAGAGCTGCTTCAGTTGTCTACCAGCGACCACCTGCTTTCCTGGAACAGAGTCCCAAGTTCAAGTTTCCTGGACTTGTGGACAAATAA
- the LOC107904832 gene encoding 3'-N-debenzoyl-2'-deoxytaxol N-benzoyltransferase, whose translation MKVQVLETTLIRPSTAPFTHDHTLPLSHLDNDHSLNVTFRYLRAYVNSDTTGRDPFQVISSAISAALHHYYPLAGSLRRSSNGRYELFCELDQSLPLVSASVDCTLESVNHLDDPDMNSAEQLVPDPSPEDTLVNPCTLQLTVFKCGGFTLGAAIHNALCDGLGATQFFCMAADIARGVDKVKYQPVWDRSTLLGPRNPPKVEAPVPEFLSLEKGFNPYKQDIGHVERECFYVEDECLDQLKALLFEQSGLGLTTFEILGAYIWRAKVKASKIPGEETVKFSYLMNIRKVVKPALPAGYWGNGCVAMYAKVSAKDLIEQPLWKTAELIKKSKSNASDEYVRSFIDLQELHYEDGITAGKGVSGFTDWRHLGHSAVDFGWGGPMTVLPLSTNFLGSMEPCFFLPYASSNTGKNKGFKVLVSLRESAIADFREEMEKFSRKEFSKL comes from the exons ATGAAGGTCCAAGTCTTAGAAACTACTCTCATCCGCCCCTCCACCGCACCTTTCACCCACGATCACACCCTCCCCCTCTCTCACCTAGATAATGACCACTCCCTCAACGTCACCTTCCGTTACCTGCGAGCTTACGTCAACAGCGACACCACAGGTCGTGACCCTTTCCAGGTCATCTCCTCCGCCATCTCCGCCGCTCTCCACCACTATTATCCTCTGGCTGGATCTCTCCGCCGTTCCAGCAACGGTAGGTATGAGCTTTTCTGTGAGTTGGATCAAAGCCTACCGCTCGTCAGTGCCAGCGTGGACTGCACATTGGAGTCTGTAAATCACCTTGATGACCCTGATATGAATTCGGCTGAACAACTGGTTCCCGACCCAAGCCCGGAAGACACGTTGGTCAACCCCTGTACTTTACAGCTAACGGTGTTCAAATGTGGTGGGTTTACTCTTGGGGCGGCTATACACAATGCTTTATGCGATGGGCTTGGTGCGACCCAGTTTTTCTGTATGGCAGCTGATATCGCACGTGGGGTGGACAAAGTAAAATATCAGCCGGTTTGGGATCGATCCACTCTGTTGGGTCCAAGAAACCCACCGAAAGTTGAAGCCCCAGTTCCTGAGTTCCTAAGCTTGGAGAAAGGTTTTAATCCTTACAAACAGGATATCGGACATGTTGAAAGGGAGTGCTTTTATGTGGAAGATGAATGCTTAGACCAGCTCAAGGCTTTGCTTTTTGAACAAAGTGGTCTGGGTTTAACCACTTTTGAAATCTTAGGTGCATATATTTGGCGAGCCAA GGTGAAAGCCTCAAAGATTCCAGGCGAGGAGACGGTGAAGTTTTCATATTTGATGAACATCCGCAAAGTGGTAAAGCCAGCATTGCCTGCAGGCTACTGGGGCAACGGCTGCGTTGCAATGTACGCCAAGGTCAGTGCCAAGGACCTAATCGAGCAACCTTTGTGGAAAACGGCAGAGTTGATCAAGAAGAGCAAAAGCAATGCCAGTGACGAGTACGTGCGTTCTTTCATTGACTTACAAGAACTGCACTATGAAGACGGCATCACGGCTGGGAAAGGGGTGAGTGGGTTCACCGATTGGCGACATTTGGGCCATTCGGCTGTAGATTTTGGTTGGGGAGGTCCCATGACAGTGTTGCCACTTTCAACCAATTTCCTTGGGAGTATGGAGCCATGCTTTTTCCTGCCTTATGCTTCATCAAATACAGGGAAGAATAAAGGATTTAAAGTGTTGGTGAGCTTGCGTGAGAGTGCCATAGCTGATTTTAGAGAAGAGATGGAGAAATTTAGTAGGAAAGAATTTAGTAAACTTTGA